From the Actinopolymorpha sp. NPDC004070 genome, the window GGGGTTACGAGACCTACGACTTCGAGGTGAAGACGTGGGACACCTGTGACTCCTACGGCCGGTTCCGCATCCGGCTGGACGAGATGCACGAGAGCCTGAAGATCGTGGAGCAGTGTGTGGAACGCCTGGAGACGCCCGGCCCGGTGATGGTCGCCGACAAGAAGGTCGCCTGGCCCAGCCAGCTGGCGATCGGCTCCGACGGCCTGGGCAACTCCCTCGACCACATCAAGCACATCATGGGCGAGTCGATGGAAGCGCTCATCCACCACTTCAAGCTGGTGACCGAGGGCTTCCGGGTGCCGGCCGGCCAGGCCTACTTCGCGGTGGAGTCCCCCCGCGGCGAGCTGGCCTGCCACGCGGTGTCCGACGGTGGGACCCGGCCGTTCCGGGCCCACTTCCGCGACCCGTCCTTCGTCAACCTGCAGACCGCGGCGGCCATGTGTGAGGGCGGCATGGTGGCCGACGTCATCGTCGCGGTCGCGAGCATCGACCCCGTGATGGGTGGAGTGGACCGTTGATCACCGAGAAGACGCGTGCGGAGATGCGGGAGATCATCGCGCGCTACCCCCAGCCGCGGTCGGCGCTGCTGCCGATGCTGCACCTCGTCCAGAGCGAGGAGGGCTTCGTCAGCCCCGAGGGCATCGAGGTGTGTGCCGAGCTCCTCGACATCACCGCGGCCGAGGTCGCGGCTGTGGCGACCTTCTACACGATGTACAAGCGCCGTCCGGTCGGCGACTACCACGTCGGCGTGTGCACCAACACGCTGTGCGCGGTGATGGGCGGCGACCAGATCATGGCCGGGCTGAAGGAACACCTCGGGATCGGCAACGACGAGACCACCGAGGACGGCAAGGTCACCCTCGAACACGTCGAGTGCAACGCCGCCTGCGACTTCGCCCCCGTGGTGATGGTCAACTGGGAGTTCTTCGACAACATGACCCCCGACCGGGCCCGCAAGCTCGTCGACGACCTGAGGGCCGGCGCCGAGGTGGAGGCCGACCGGGGTGCGCGGGTGTGCACCTGGCGGCAGGCCGAGCGGGTGCTGGCCGGCTTCCCCGACGGCCGCGCGGACGAGGGTCCGTCGGCCGGTGAGGCGTCGCTGGCCGGGCTGCGGTTGGCGCACGAGCGCGGCTGGACCGCCGGCGGGAACGTCGCCACGGCCGGACCCGACCTGACCACCCGCGCGAGCACGCCGGGCGAGGCGGCCCGGACCGCGGCCGAGACCGACACGACCCGCGCCGAGAGCGAGTCGCGGGCCGCGGAGGCCGGCGTGGGCAGAGGCGGCCAGGGCCCGGGCAACCGGCCCGAGACGCCGGACAGCGGTGCGGAGAACGCCGACGCCCGCAACTCGGGCAACGGCAGCGCCGACGGTGAGAAGGGACAGCGATGACCGATCCGCTTGCGCCGGTCCTCACGGCCAACTGGGGCCGGCAGGGTTCGTGGACCATGCGTGCCTACGCCGACCAGGGCGGGTACGAAGCGCTCAAGCAGGCGTTCGGCCGCGAGCCCGAAGAGATCGTGGCCATGGTCAAGGACTCCGGCCTGCGCGGCCGCGGGGGCGCGGGCTTCCCCACCGGGATGAAGTGGGGCTTCCTGCCGCCGCTCGGTGACAAGCCGCGCTACCTCGTCGTCAACGCCGACGAGTCCGAGCCGGGCACCTGCAAGGACATCCCGCTGATGATGGCCAGCCCGCACACGCTGGTGGAGGGCGTCATCATCTCGGCGTACGCCATTCGCGCGCGGCAGGCGTTCATCTACGTCCGCGGTGAGGTGCTGCACGTCATCCGCCGGCTGCAGCAGGCGGTGCAGGAGGCCTACGCCGCGGGCTACATCGGCCGCAACATCCTCGACACCGGCTACGACCTGGACGTCGTGGTGCACGCGGGCGCGGGCGCCTACATCTGTGGTGAGGAGACCGCCCTGCTCGACTCCCTGGAGGGTCGTCGGGGTCAGCCTCGGCTGCGGCCGCCCTTCCCGGCCGTCGCGGGTCTGTACGCCTCGCCCACTGTCATCAACAACGTCGAGTCCATCGCCTCGGTTCCGGCAATCGTCGCCAACGGACCGGAATGGTTCGCCGGCATGGGGACCGAGAAGAGCAAGGGCCACGTCATCTACTCCCTGTCCGGGCACGTCGAGCGGCCGGGACAGTACGAAGGCCCGCTGGGCATCACCCTGCGCGAGCTGCTCGACCTGGCCGGCGGGATCCGCGCCGGGCACAAGCTCAAGTTCTGGACGCCGGGCGGGTCCTCCACGCCGATGCTCACCGACGAACACCTCGACGTGCCGCTCGACTACGAGGGGATGATGGGCGCCGGCAGCATGCTCGGCACCCGCGCTCTGCAGATGTTCGACGACACCACCTGCGCGGTGCGGGCGGTGCTGCGGTGGACGGAGTTCTACAAGCACGAGTCGTGCGGCAAGTGCACTCCCTGCCGGGAGGGCACCTGGTGGCTGGTGCAGATCCTCGAACGCCTGGAGCGGGGCGAGGGGAGCACCGACGACCTGGAGACGCTGCTCGACCTGTGCGACAACATCGCCGGCCGGTCGTTCTGCGCCCTGGCCGACGGAGCCGTCGCGCCGATCATGTCGTCCATCAAGTTCTTCCGCGACGATTACGTCGCGCACTTCGAACACGGCGGGTGCCCGTTCGACCCGGCCGCATCCACGTTGTTCGGGGCCGAGACTGCGACCGCAGGAGTTGGCGTATGACAGTGCAGGCGTCCGACAAGACGTCGGCCGAGGTGGAGAACCTCGTCACGCTCACCATCGACGACGTCAAGGTGAGTGTGCCGAAGGGCACCCTGGTGATCCGGGCCGCGGAGATGATCGGGGTGCAGATCCCGAGGTTCTGCGACCACCCGCTGCTGGACCCGGTGGGTGCCTGCCGGCAGTGCCTGGTCGACATCCCCGACGCGGGCAACGGCCGCGGGTTCCCCAAGCCGCAGGCGTCCTGCACGATCGAGGCCGCCGAGGGCATGGTCGTCAAGACCCAGTTGACGTCCGGTACGGCGGACAAGGCGCAGCAGGGAATCATGGAGTTCCTGCTGATCAACCACCCGCTGGACTGCCCGGTCTGCGACAAGGGCGGTGAGTGCCCGCTGCAGAACCAGGCGATGAGCAACGGCCGGCCGGAGAGCCGCTTCACCGAGGTGAAGCGCACCTACCCCAAGCCGATCAACATCTCCAGCCAGGTGCTGCTCGACCGCGAGCGCTGCGTCCTGTGCGCGCGGTGCACCCGCTTCTCCAAGCAGGTGGCCGGCGACCCGTTCATCGAGCTCCTCGAGCGCGGCGCGCTGCAGCAGGTCGGCATCTACGAGAAGGAGCCGTTCTCCAGCTACTTCTCCGGCAACACCATCCAGATCTGCCCGGTCGGCGCGCTCACCAGCGCCCAGTACCGCTTCCGCTCGCGCCCGTTCGACCTGGTGTCCACGCCGGGCACCTGCGAGCACTGCTCCAACGGCTGCTCGATCCGCACCGACCACCGGCGCGGCAAGGTCATGCGCCGGCTGGCAGGCGATGACCCCGAGGTCAACGAGGAGTGGATCTGCGACAAGGGCCGGTTCGCGTTCCGGTACGCCGCCACGACCGACCGCCTCACGCACCCGCTGGTCCGCGACGAGGACGACGGTGAGCTGCGCCCGGCGTCGTGGTCGGAGGCGTTCCGGGTGGCCGCCGAGGGGCTGGCCGCCGCTCGCGGGCGCACCGGTGTGCTGACCGGCGGCCGGGTGACGCTGGAGGACGCCTACGCGTACTCCAAGTTCGCCCGGGTCGCGCTGAACACCAACAACGTCGACTTCCGTTCCCGGCCGCACTCCCACGAGGAGGCCGACTTCCTCAGCTCCGCCGTCGCCGGCACCGGCCTCGGCGTGACCTACCGCGACCTGGAGCACGCGAGTGCGGTCCTGCTGGTCGGCCTGGAGGTCGAGGAAGAGGCGCCGATCGTCTTCCTGCGGTTGCGCAAGGCGGTCAGCAAGGGCGGCACCAAGGTCACCGCGATGGCGCCGTACACCACCTCCGGCCTGGAGAAGCTGTCCGGCTCGCTGCTGCGGGCCGCGCCCGGCACGGAGGCGGAGTTCCTGGACGCCCTCGGCGTGGCCGGCGCCGACAGCGGTCTGGACGAGGCCGGACGGGCCGCCGCCGAGGCGTTGCGCGGTGAGAACGCCGTGATCCTCGTCGGGTCCCGCCTGGCCGGGTCCTCCGGTGCACTGTCGGCCGTACTCCGGCTGGCGGAGGAGACCGGTGCCCGCCTGGCCTGGGTTCCCCGCCGGGCCGGTGAGCGCGGCGCCGTGGACGCGGGCTGCCTCCCGCACCTGCTGCCCGGTGGACGGCCGAGCTTCGACGCGGCCGCCCGGGTCGACGTGGCCGCGGCCTGGGGCGTCGGCGAGCTGCCGATCGAGCCCGGCCGGGACGCTTCGACCATGCTCACCGAGGCCGCCGAGGGCGAGCTGGGTGCGCTGGTGGTCGGCGGTGTGGAGATCGACGACCTGCCCGACCCGGCCGCCGCTCGCGCCGGGCTGGAGCGCGCCGGGTTCGTGGTCAGCCTGGAGCTGTCCCCGAGCGAGGTCACGAAGTACGCCGACGTGGTGTTCCCGGTCGCCGCGGTGGCCGAGAAGGCCGGTTCGTTCGTCGACTGGGAGGGCCGTGCCCGCCCGTTCGAGCGGGCGCTCGCGGAGAGCGGACACCAGTCCGACCTGTGGGTGCTGGCCGGCCTCGCCGACGAGCTGGACGCCCCGCTCGGTTTCACCACCGTCGAGGGCGCCCGCGCGGAGCTCGCCGAGCTGGGCGCCTGGGACGGCACCCGCGCGGTGCCGCCGCGGCTGCCCGCACCGGAGCCTGCCCAGCCGAGCGCGGGTGAGGCGGTCCTCGCGACCTGGCCCCAGCTGATCGACGACGGCGCCCTGCTGACCGGGGAGCCGTACCTCGCCGACACCGCCCGCCCGGTGCGGGCGCGCCTGTCCGCGACGACCGCGACTGCGCTGGGTGTCGTCGAGGGCGACCCGGTGGTGGTCTCCACGGCACACGGCCGGCTGCACCTGCCGGTCGAGGTGGCCGACCTGCCCGACCAGGTGGTGTGGGTCCCGACCCACTCCAAGGGCTCGCATGTGTACGACACGCTCGGCGCCGACGCCGGCGCGCTCGTGGACGTCGCCCGGGCCGAGCGGGCGCCACAGGTAGCGAACGAGTCTCCGAACGGGTCGGCCGCCGGCTCGACCGCCAGTCAGGGAGGTACGGCATGACCACCGCTGTGCTGCCACTCGCCGCCGGTGAGCTGGCGGCGTTCGGCAAGGACCCGTGGTGGATCGTCCTCATCAAGGCGGTCGGCATCACGGTGCTGCTGCTGGTGTTCACGATCTTCAACGTGTGGTTCGAGCGCAAGGTCGTGGCCCGGATGCAGCACCGCACCGGCCCCAAGGTGCACGGCCCCTTCGGTCTGCTGCAGAGCCTCGCCGACGGCGTCAAGCTGTCGCTGAAGGAGACCATCAAGCCGAAGAACGTCGACACCGTGATCTACGTCATGGCGCCGGTGATCTCCGCGGCGATGGCGTTCACGGCGTTCTCGGTCATCCCGCTCGGGCCCGAGGTGAGCATCTTCGGGCACCGCACGCCGCTGCAGCTGACCGACCTTCCGGTCGGGGTACTGCTGGTGCTCGCGGTGGCCTCGCTCGGCATCTACGGCATCGTGCTCGGCGGCTGGTCCTCCGGCTCGACGTACCCGCTGCTGGGTGGTCTTCGCTCGTCGGCGCAGATGATCTCCTACGAGGTCGCGATGGGGCTCGCGTTCGTCGCGGTGTTCCTCTACTCCGGCTCGATGTCGACCTCGGAGATCGTCGCCGCGCAGGCACACGGCAGCGCGGCGCACATCTTCGGGCTGACGATCCAGCTGCCCAGCTGGTACGCCATCGTGCTGCTCCCGTCGTTCCTCATCTACCTCGTGTCGATGGTGGGCGAGACCAACCGGGCGCCGTTCGACCTGCCGGAGGCCGAGGGTGAGCTGGTGGCGGGCTTCGCCACCGAGTACGCCTCGATGAAGTACCTCCTGTTCTTCCTCGCCGAGTACGTCAACATGGTGACGGTCTCCGCCCTGGCCACCACGCTGTTCCTCGGCGGCTGGCGGGCTCCGTGGCCGCTGTCGCTGTGGTCGGGCGCCAACGAGGGCTGGCTGCCGTTCGTGTGGTTCATCGGCAAGGTGCTCGTCTTCATGTTCGTGTTCATCTGGCTGCGGGGGACCCTGCCGCGGCTCCGCTACGACCAGTTCATGCGGCTGGGCTGGAAGTTCCTGATCCCGATCGCGCTGGTGTGGACGGTCTTCGTGGCGACCGCCCGGGCCACCCTGAGCGCGGGGTACCAGCGTCAGTTCTTCTACGGCATCGGGGCGGTCATCCTCGTGGTCCTGGCCCTGTCCTTCGTCTACGACGCGAGGGCGGCCCGCAAGGAGCAGGCGGAGGAGGCCGCGAGGGAGGAAGCGGACCGGGCGGAGTTCGACCCGTTCGTCGGTGGATACCCTGTCCCGCCGATGCCCGGACAGAAGGTGCCCGGTCTGCAACCCGCCGCAGTGGCGGTGTCCGCCGCCGCGGGCGCCCGTGAGACCGGGGCAGGCGGTTCGGGCACCGCCGGCCGATCGACAGACAGCGCAGGCCAGGAGGACTCCCGTGGCTAGTCTCAAGCAGCAGCTCTGGGACCCGATCGCAGGGTTCGGGGTGACCTTCACGACGATGTTCCGGAAGGTCTTCACCGAGCAGTACCCCTTCGAGAAGAAGCCCACCGCGCCGCGGTTCCACGGCCGGCACCAGCTCAACCGCCACCCGGACGGGCTGGAGAAGTGCGTCGGCTGTGAGCTGTGCGCGTGGGCCTGCCCGGCCGACGCGATCTACGTCGAGGGCGCGGACAACACCGAGGGCGAGCGGTTCTCGCCCGGTGAGCGGTACGGCCGCGTCTACCAGATCAACTACCTGCGCTGCATCCTCTGCGGGCTGTGCATCGAGGCGTGCCCCACCCGGGCGCTCACGATGACCAACGAGTACGAGCTCGCCGACGACAACCGCGCGGACCTGATCTACGAGAAGAAGGACCTGCTCGCGCCGCTCCTGCCCGGCATGGAGGAGCCGCCGCACGAGATGCGGCTCGGTGACGACGAGAAGGACTACTACATGGGCGCCGGTCTGCCCGGCTGGTCCCGCCGGGGCGGGTCTGAAACAGGCACGAACGGCGCGAACGGCACGAACGTGGAGAGCGAGGCAGCGCACTCATGACCGCGACCTTCTGGGTGCTGGCACCGATCGCGGTGCTCGCCGCCCTGGGCATGGTGCTCGCCCGGAAGGCGGTGCACAGCGCGTTGCTTCTGGCGGCGGTGATGATGTGCCTCGCCATCATGTACGCCAGCCTGGACGCGCCCTTCCTGTTCGCCGTCCAGGTGATCGTCTACACCGGCGCCATCCTGATGCTGTTCCTCTTCGTCCTGATGCTGGTCGGCGTCGACGCGTCGGACTCGGTGGTGGAGACACTGCGCGGTCAGCGGTGGATGGCGATCGGCGGTGCCCTGCTGTTCGGCATCCTGATCCTGGTCGCGCTCGGCCAGGTCACCCTGGGCAAGCCGGTCGGCCTGGCCGCGGCCACGCCGGACGGCAACGTCCCGGGCCTCGCGTCGCTGCTGTTCTCCAAGTACGTCTTCGCGTTCGAGGTCACCAGCGCCCTGCTGATCACCGCCGCCGTCGGCGCGATGATCCTCGCCCACCGCGAGCGGCTCACCGAGAAGGTGACCCAGAAGCAGTTGGCCGAGCAGCGGTTCCGGGCGTACGCCGACCAGGGCCGCCACCCCGGTCAGCACCCGGCTCCCGGCACGTTCGCCCGGCACAACGCGGTCGACACCCCGGCGCTTCTGCCCGACGGGACCGCGGCGGAGTCCTCGGTCTCCCGGGTGCTCATCGCCCGGGGCACGGTCCGCGACCCCGAGCGCTACGCCAACCAGGTGCCCGGCCTCGAGCCGTACACCGGCAAGCCGCAGCCCCGTGCGACCCGCGGTGCCGACGGCCGCCCGGCCGACGGCACGGCCGCCGCGGCGAACGGCACCGACTACGTGGGCTCGGCGCACAACGGCTCCGGCACCGGCCGCGACGCGGCCGGCAACGGCACGGCCGGCTCCCACGAGGGCGGTTCTCCCGAAGGCGGTTCCTCCCGTGGCGGCAACAACGGAGGTGACGCATGACCGCCGGTCCCTACATCGTGCTGTCGGCGCTGCTGTTCACGGTCGGTGCGCTCGGTGTGCTCGTACGCCGCAACGCGATCGTCGTGTTCATGTGCGTCGAGCTGATGCTGAACGCCGGCAACCTGGCGTTCGTGGCCTTCGCCCGCCAGGTCGGCAACCTCGACGGGCAGGTCGTGGCGTTCTTCGTGATGGTGGTGGCGGCGGCCGAGGTCGTCGTCGGTCTGGCGATCCTGATGACCATCTTCCGGACCCGTCGCTCGGCCTCGGTCGACGACGCGAGCCTGCTGAAGTTCTGATGCGGCCGACACCTGATGCCAGCCCCAATCGGCCCGTTCTGATCCGAGAGGCGAGACCCACGTGACCACCCCTGTGAGCGCCCTGGCGCTGGCCGGCGAGCAAGCGGCCCACGCGAGCGGCGTCTTCTCGCTGCTGTGGCTGATCGTCGCCATCCCGGCGGTCTCGGCAGCGGTGATCCTGCTTTCGGGACGCGCCGGCAACGCCTGGGGACATCTCCTCGGCTGCGCGGCACCGATCGCGTCGTTCGTGCTCGGCGCGATCATGTTCTTCTCCATGGTCGGCCGCGGCCCGGAGGACCGGGCGGTGGCCCAGCAGCTCTACACGTACATCCCGCTGCCTGGCTACCACGTCGAGGCGGGGCTGCTGCTGGACCAGCTGTCGGTGTGCTTCGTGCTGCTGATCACCGGTGTCGGCAGCATCATCCACATCTACTCCCTCGGCTACATGGCCCACGACGAGCGGCGGAAGAGGTTCTTCGGATACCTCAACCTGTTCGTCTCGGCGATGCTGCTGCTGGTGCTGGCCAACGACTTCCTCGTGGTCTTCATCGGCTGGGAGGGTGTCGGCCTCGCGTCGTACCTCCTGATCGGCTTCTGGCAGCACAAGCACTCCGCGGCCACGGCGGCGAAGAAGGCGTTCGTCGTCAACCGCGTCGGTGACGTCGGCCTGTCGCTGGCGGTGATGCTGATGCTGGCGACGTTCGGCACCTCCTCCTTCGCCGGTGTCTTCTCCCACGTGGGTGCTGCCGGGACCGGCATCGCCACCGCGCTGGGGTTCTTGCTCCTGCTCGGTGCGTGCGGTAAGTCCGCGCAGTTCCCGCTGCAGTCCTGGCTGCTGGACGCGATGGAGGGCCCGACCCCGGTGTCGGCGCTGATCCACGCGGCGACGATGGTGACCGCGGGGGTCTACCTCGTCACCCGCTCCAACGCGATCTTCGACCAGGCGCCGGTCGCCCAGACCGCGGTGGTGACCGTCGGCACGATCACGCTGCTGATGGGTGCGATCATCGGTTGCGCCAAGGACGACATCAAGAAGGTGCTGGCCGGCTCCACCATGAGCCAGATCGGCTACATGATGCTGGCCGCCGGGCTCGGGCCGGTGGGGTACGCCTTCGCGATCTTCCACCTGCTGACGCACGGGTTCTTCAAGGCCGACATGTTCCTCGGCGCCGGCTCGGTGATGCACGGCATGAACGACGAGGTCAACATGCGCCGGTACGGCGCGCTGCGCAAGGTCATGCCGATCACCTTCGGCACGTTCTTCGTGGGCTACCTCGCGATCATCGGCATCCCGCCGTTCGCCGGGTTCTTCAGCAAGGACAAGATCATCGAGGTGGCGTTCGCCTCGAACTTCTGGATCGGCCTGTGCGCACTGCTCGGCGCCGGCGTGACCGCGTTCTACATGACCCGGCTGGTGTACATGACGTTCCTCGGTCACAAGCGCTGGCCCAAGGACGCGCACCCGCACGAGTCGCCGTTGGTGATGACCGTCCCGCTGATCCTGCTGGCGTTCCTCAGCCTCGTGGGAGGTGCCGGCCTGGCCTACGTCGGCGGCGGCATCGTCAAGTGGCTGGAGCCGGTGGTCGGTGAGAAGGAAGCACACCTGCCCTTCCCGCTGATCCTGCTGACCATCGTCACCCTGCTGGTGGTGCTGCTCGGCATCGCGGTCGCCTGGCTGTTCGTGGCGCGCCGGGAGGTGCCGACCGTCGCACCGACCAAGGTGTCGCCGATCACCACCGCGGCGCGCCGGGACCTGTACGGCGACGCCTTCAACGAGGTCGTCCTCATGCGTCCCGGTCAGGAGGTGACCCGCGGGCTGGTCGGCTTCGACAACCGCGGGGTCGACGGCGTGGTCAACGGCCTCGCCGCCTTCTTCGGTGGCGTGTCCGGCCGGGTCCGGCGGGTCCAGACCGGCTTCGTCCGTTCGTACGCACTCGTCATGATCGGGGGCGCCGCCCTCGTCGTCGTGTCCATGCTGTTGGTGAGGCTGTCGTGAACAACTTCCCTTGGCTGACCGTCATCGGCGTGCTCCCCGCCGTCGGGGCGCTCGTGGTGGCGCTGCTCCCGAAGGGGCGCGACCTGCTGGCGAAGCAGACCGCGCTCGCCTTCTCCACGGTCGCGCTCGTGCTCGCCGTGGTGATGGCGGTGCGGTTCGACCCGGCGCGCTCGAGCGGGGGTCGGTTCCAGTTCGCCGAGCAGCACAGCTGGATCCCGCAGTTCGGCGTCCACTACGCCCTCGGCCTGGACGGCATCGGCCTGGTGCTGTTCCTGCTCACCGCGCTGCTCACGCCGGTGGTGATCCTGGCGTCGTGGAACGACGCGGACGCACCGGCCCGGGCGGCGGGCGCGGCGGTCGACGCGACCGGTCAGCCCACCGACGCGGACAAGTCGGATCAGCAGCAGCGGCAGGGCGGGGTGAAGACGTTCTTCGCGCTGATGCTGGCGCTGGAGACGCTGGCACTCGGGGTGTTCGCGGCCACCGACGTGTTCTTGTTCTACGTGCTGTTCGAGGCCACGCTGATCCCGATCTACTTCCTGATCGGCCGGTTCGGCGGCCCGCGCCGCAGCTACGCCGCGGTGAAGTTCCTGATCTACAGCCTTGTCGGCGGTCTGCTCATGCTGGCCTCGGTGGTCGGCCTGTACGCCCTGTCGGCGTCGCAGAGCAAGGGCAACCCGTCGTTCCTGCTGCACTCGCTGACCGAGCTGAACATCGACCCGGCCACCCAGAAGTGGCTGTTCGCCGGCTTCTTCATCGCGTTCGCGATCAAGGCGCCGATGTGGCCGGTGCACACCTGGCTGCCCGACGCCGCCCGGGAGGCGACCCCCGGCACCTCGGTGCTGCTGGTGTCGATCCTGGACAAGATCGGCACGTTCGGGATGATCCGGCTGTGCCTCCAGCTGTTCCCGGAGGCCTCGCAGTGGGCCACCCCGGCGATCATCGTGCTGGCCGTGATCAGCGTGATCTACGGCGCGGTCCTCGCGATCGGGCAGCGGGACATCAAGACGGTGATCGCCTACAGCTCGGTCTCCCACTTCGGTGTGATCGTGCTCGGCATCTTCGCGATGACCAGCCAGGGCCAGACCGGCGCGACGCTCTACATGCTCAACCACGGGTTGTCCACGGCGGCGCTGTTCCTGGTCGGCGGCTACCTCATCAGCCGGCGCGGCTCGTCGCGGATCGCCGACTTCGGCGGGGTGGACAAGGTGGCGCCGGTGCTGTCCGGCACGTTCCTGTTCGCCGCCCTGTCCGGGCTCGCGCTGCCCGGGCTGGCGCCGTTCGTCAGTGAGTTCCTGGCGCTGGCGGGCACGTTCAAGCGGTACGAGGTGGCGGCGATCATCGCCACCTGCAGCATCATCCTGGCTGCGCTGTACATGCTGATCCTCTTCCAGCGCACGATGACCGGCCCGACCGCCGCGGCGGTGGCGAAGATGCCCGACCTGCGTGGCCGGGAGAAACTCGCGATCGCTCCGCTGGTCGTCCTGATCATCGCGCTCGGGGTGTTCCCCAAGCCGGCGCTCGATGTCATCTCACCCGCCGTCGACGCGACGATGAAGCGGGTCGGTGTCACCGATCCGGCACCCAAGGTCCCCGTCACGGCTCCTTCGGAAGGTACGAAGTGACTCCGATCATCCTGGCCCAGGAGTTCAAGAGCCCGACGATCGAGTACGCCAAGATCGCGCCGCTGCTCATCATCTTCGGCGTGGCGATCGTCGGCGTTCTCATCGAGGCGTTCCTTCCACGCCGGCTGCGCTACCCCGCCCAGGTGACGGTGACACTGCTCGCCCTGGTCGCCGCGCTGGCGACGACCATCGGGCTGGCCGGCACGTCGCAGGTG encodes:
- the nuoL gene encoding NADH-quinone oxidoreductase subunit L, translated to MALAGEQAAHASGVFSLLWLIVAIPAVSAAVILLSGRAGNAWGHLLGCAAPIASFVLGAIMFFSMVGRGPEDRAVAQQLYTYIPLPGYHVEAGLLLDQLSVCFVLLITGVGSIIHIYSLGYMAHDERRKRFFGYLNLFVSAMLLLVLANDFLVVFIGWEGVGLASYLLIGFWQHKHSAATAAKKAFVVNRVGDVGLSLAVMLMLATFGTSSFAGVFSHVGAAGTGIATALGFLLLLGACGKSAQFPLQSWLLDAMEGPTPVSALIHAATMVTAGVYLVTRSNAIFDQAPVAQTAVVTVGTITLLMGAIIGCAKDDIKKVLAGSTMSQIGYMMLAAGLGPVGYAFAIFHLLTHGFFKADMFLGAGSVMHGMNDEVNMRRYGALRKVMPITFGTFFVGYLAIIGIPPFAGFFSKDKIIEVAFASNFWIGLCALLGAGVTAFYMTRLVYMTFLGHKRWPKDAHPHESPLVMTVPLILLAFLSLVGGAGLAYVGGGIVKWLEPVVGEKEAHLPFPLILLTIVTLLVVLLGIAVAWLFVARREVPTVAPTKVSPITTAARRDLYGDAFNEVVLMRPGQEVTRGLVGFDNRGVDGVVNGLAAFFGGVSGRVRRVQTGFVRSYALVMIGGAALVVVSMLLVRLS
- a CDS encoding NADH-quinone oxidoreductase subunit M, producing the protein MNNFPWLTVIGVLPAVGALVVALLPKGRDLLAKQTALAFSTVALVLAVVMAVRFDPARSSGGRFQFAEQHSWIPQFGVHYALGLDGIGLVLFLLTALLTPVVILASWNDADAPARAAGAAVDATGQPTDADKSDQQQRQGGVKTFFALMLALETLALGVFAATDVFLFYVLFEATLIPIYFLIGRFGGPRRSYAAVKFLIYSLVGGLLMLASVVGLYALSASQSKGNPSFLLHSLTELNIDPATQKWLFAGFFIAFAIKAPMWPVHTWLPDAAREATPGTSVLLVSILDKIGTFGMIRLCLQLFPEASQWATPAIIVLAVISVIYGAVLAIGQRDIKTVIAYSSVSHFGVIVLGIFAMTSQGQTGATLYMLNHGLSTAALFLVGGYLISRRGSSRIADFGGVDKVAPVLSGTFLFAALSGLALPGLAPFVSEFLALAGTFKRYEVAAIIATCSIILAALYMLILFQRTMTGPTAAAVAKMPDLRGREKLAIAPLVVLIIALGVFPKPALDVISPAVDATMKRVGVTDPAPKVPVTAPSEGTK